In a genomic window of Gambusia affinis linkage group LG04, SWU_Gaff_1.0, whole genome shotgun sequence:
- the eif4a3 gene encoding eukaryotic initiation factor 4A-III → MAAAGVQGRKRLLKEEDMTKVEFETSEEVDVTPTFDTMGLREDLLRGIYAYGFEKPSAIQQRAIKQIIKGRDVIAQSQSGTGKTATFCISVLQCLDIQVRETQALILAPTRELAGQIQKVLLALGDYMNVQCHSCIGGTNVGEDIRKLDYGQHVVAGTPGRVFDMIRRRSLRTRAIKMLVLDEADEMLNKGFKEQIYDVYRYLPPATQVVLISATLPHEILEMTNKFMTDPIRILVKRDELTLEGIKQFFVAVEREEWKFDTLCDLYDTLTITQAVIFCNTKRKVDWLTEKMREANFTVSSMHGDMPQKERESIMKEFRSGASRVLISTDVWARGLDVPQVSLIINYDLPNNRELYIHRIGRSGRYGRKGVAINFVKNDDIRILRDIEQYYSTQIDEMPMNVADLI, encoded by the exons ATGGCTGCTGCCGGGGTACAAGGCAGGAAGAGGCTCCTAAAGGAGGAGGACATGACCAAAGTGGAGTTTGAGACCAGCGAGGAGGTGGATGTAACCCCCACCTTCGACACGATGGGTCTCCGGGAGGACCTGCTCCGCGGGATATACGCCTACG GCTTCGAGAAGCCGTCGGCCATCCAGCAGAGAGCCATCAAACAAATCATTAAAGGCCGTGACGTCATCGCTCA GTCTCAGTCCGGGACGGGGAAAACCGCCACCTTCTGCATCTCTGTGCTGCAGTGTTTGGACATCCAG GTGAGGGAGACCCAAGCTCTGATCCTGGCTCCGACTCGGGAGCTGGCGGGACAGATCCAGAAG GTGCTGCTGGCACTGGGCGACTACATGAATGTCCAGTGCCACTCCTGCATCGGTGGCACCAACGTGGGGGAGGACATCAGGAAGCTGGACTATGGGCAGCACGTGGTGGCCGGCACGCCGGGACGCGTCTTCG ACATGATCCGGCGCCGCAGCTTGAGAACCCGAGCCATCAAGATGCTGGTTCTGGACGAAGCCGACGAGATGCTGAATAAAG GGTTCAAGGAGCAGATCTACGATGTGTACCGGTACCTGCCTCCTGCCACCCAGGTGGTTCTGATCAGCGCCACGCTGCCTCACGAGATCCTGGAGATGACCAACAAGTTCATGACTGACCCAATCCGGATCCTGGTCAAGCG TGATGAGCTGACCCTGGAGGGCATCAAGCAGTTCTTCGTCGCCGTGGAGAGAGAGGAGTGGAAGTTCGACACCCTGTGTGACCTTTACGACACGCTGACCATCACACAGGCTGTCATCTTCTGCAACACCAAGAGGAAG gtggaCTGGCTGACGGAGAAGATGAGGGAGGCGAACTTCACCGTGTCGTCGATGCATGGAGACATGCcccagaaagagagagagtcCATCATGAAGGAGTTCAGGTCCGGCGCCAG CCGGGTCCTGATCTCCACAGACGTGTGGGCGCGCGGTCTGGACGTCCCCCAGGTGTCGCTGATCATCAACTACGACTTGCCCAACAACAGAGAGCTCTACATCCACAG GATTGGCCGGTCAGGTCGCTACGGCAGGAAGGGCGTGGCCATCAACTTTGTGAAAAACGACGACATCCGGATCCTGCGGGACATCGAGCAGTACTACTCCACCCAGATCGACGAGATGCCCATGAATG TGGCTGACCTGATCTGA